In the Paralichthys olivaceus isolate ysfri-2021 chromosome 15, ASM2471397v2, whole genome shotgun sequence genome, one interval contains:
- the srrt gene encoding serrate RNA effector molecule homolog isoform X20, with the protein MGDSDDEYDRRRRDKFRRERSDYDRSREREDRRRDDWNDREWDRGRERRSRGEYRDYDRGRRERFSPPRHDMSPQQKRMRRDWDDHGGDPYRGGYDMGYGGGGGPSYGPPQHWGHPDLHIMQPHHGIPIQARLGNIHDLDLGPPPPVMKSFKEFLISLDDSVDETEAVKRYNEYKVDFRRQQMQDFFLAHKDEEWFRSKYHPDEASRLKAEAQSALHNRVNVFTFLMENGWFDNVSLDIEQTPAIIKVLDAAVIKMEGGTDHDLRILDLPSEEEEGREKSISVSGGAEPPKREDLKTLDSDRKPSVEKDKNEKEESNSANTENVTAVEGEDVKEETEKEAAKEEMPETKKRRKRKHSGDSDDEGSASDSDSDSDSDSNCSDKPVKKEVVEDKDEEEGEEEKQKENSEEEKKEEMKPKDDSPRPRPLHRTCSLFMRSIAPTISKAEIIALCRRYPGFLRVCLSDPHPERRFFRRCWVTFDRSVNIKEVCWNLQNIRLRDCELAPGVNRDLARRVRNVNGITQHKQVLRNDIKLAAKLIHALDEKGDLWSNKPQEEGQSTELPAQNPILKNITEYLIEEVSAEEEELLGSGSGMDPEESIKEGNPAETTVERDEKLAKVLDHLILYLRVVHSIDYYNTCEYPSEDEMPNRCGMIHVRGPIPPNRITHGEVQQWQKMIEEKLSPLFSLKEILSEEEALKMGRKDPEDEVEKFVLANTQELGKDKWLCPLSGKKFKGPEFVRKHILNKHGDKIEEVKKEVVFFNNFLMDAKRPALPEMKIPPLPTPGLLSPNMPFPPQGLQGPGGFGQPRPPLMGYGAGGPPYPPNQYGGGRGNYDNFRGQGGYLGKPRNIR; encoded by the exons ATGGGGGACAGTGATGATGAGTACGATCGCAGGAGAAGGGACAAATTCAGACGGGAGCGAAGTGACTATGACcgatcgagagagagagaagacagacgCAGAGATGACTGGAATGACAG GGAGTGGGACAGAGGCAGGGAACGGCGTAGTCGTGGAGAGTACCGAGATTATGACAGAGGTCGTAGGGAGAGATTCTCCCCACCTAGACATGACATGAGTCCCCAGCAGAAACGCATGAGAAGAGATTG GGATGACCATGGTGGAGATCCGTACCGTGGGGGTTATGACATGGGCtatggtggtggaggagggccCAGCTATGGACCACCACAGCACTGGGGCCACCCTGATTTGCACATAATGCAGCCTCATCATGGTATCCCCATTCAGGCAAG GCTTGGTAATATCCATGACTTGGATTTGGGTCCTCCGCCTCCAGTAATGAAGAGCTTTAAGGAGTTTCTTATTTCCCTGGATGATTCTGTTGATGAGACTGAGGCTGTCAAACGCTACAATGAGTACAAGGTTGACTTTCGCAGACAGCAGATGCAAGACTTCTTCTTGGCTCATAAAGATGAAGAGTG GTTCAGGTCCAAGTACCACCCAGATGAGGCCAGCCGACTTAAAGCAGAGGCCCAGAGCGCCCTGCACAACCGTGTGAATGTCTTCACGTTCCTGATGGAGAATGGATGGTTTGATAATGTCTCTCTGGACATTGAACAGACCCCAGCCATCATTAAAGTTCTGGATGCAG CTGTGATAAAGATGGAAGGAGGGACAGATCATGACCTTCGCATCTTGGACCTGCCatctgaagaggaagaaggcagGGAAAAGTCAATATCTGTTTCAGGGGGTGCTGAACCTCCCAAGAGAGAAGACCTCAAAACCCTGGACAGTGACCGGAAACCCTCAGTAGAGAAAGACAAGAATGAGAAG GAGGAAAGCAATTCTGCCAATACAGAAAATGTGACTGCAGTAGAAGGGGAGGATGtgaaagaggagacagagaaagaagctGCCAAAGAAGAAATGCCTGAAACCAAGAAG agaagaaagaggaagcaCAGTGGAGACAGTGATGATGAAGGCAGCGCCTCAGACAGCGACTCTGACTCTGATTCAGACTCTAACTGCTCAGACAAACCTGTAAAGAAGGAAGTGGTGGAAGACAAGGATGAGGAAGAAGGTGAAG AGGAGAAACAAAAGGAGAActcagaagaggagaagaaagaagaaatgaaacccAAAGACGACTCACCCAGACCTCGGCCTCTCCACCGCACCTGCTCTCTGTTCATGAGGAGCATCGCTCCCACCATTTCCAAGGCTGAGATCATTGCT CTTTGCCGGCGATACCCTGGCTTTCTGCGTGTTTGCCTGTCTGACCCGCACCCAGAGCGCAG GTTTTTCAGACGTTGCTGGGTAACGTTTGACCGTAGTGTCAATATCAAAGAGGTCTGCTGGAACCTTCAGAACATTCGA CTGCGAGACTGTGAACTGGCCCCAGGGGTGAACCGGGATCTGGCCCGGAGAGTGCGCAATGTAAATGGCATCACTCAGCACAAGCAGGTGCTCCGCAATGACATCAAGCTGGCTGCCAAGCTCATTCATGCTTTGGATGAGAAAGGAGACCTGTGGAGCAACAAGCCACAGGAGGAGGGGCAGAGCACTGAG TTGCCAGCTCAGAATCCCATTTTGAAGAATATCACTGAGTACCTGATAGAGGAGGTGagtgctgaggaggaggagctgctgggcTCTGGGAGTGGGATGGATCCTGAGGAGAGCATCAAGGAAGGAAACCCTGCAGAGACGACTGTGGAAAGGGATGAGAAATTAGCTAAG GTTTTGGACCATCTGATCTTGTATCTGCGTGTTGTGCATTCAATTGACTACTATAACACCTGTGAATACCCGAGTGAGGATGAAATGCCCAATCGCTGTGGAATGATCCATGTTCGTGGACCCATTCCTCCAAACCGCATCACACACGGAGAAG TGCAACAGTGGCAGAAGATGATTGAGGAGAAGCTTAGTCCTTTGTTCAGTTTAAAGGAAATTCTGTCAGAGGAAGAGGCGTTGAAGATGGGCCGTAAGGATCCAGAGGACGAGGTGGAGAAGTTTGTGTTGGCCAACACTCAGGAGCTGGGAAAGGACAAATGGCTGTGCCCACTGAGTGGCAAAAAATTTAAG GGCCCAGAGTTTGTGCGGAAGCACATCCTGAACAAACATGGGGACAAAATTGAAGAAGTGAAAAAGGAAGTAGTGTTCTTTAACAACTTCCTGATGGATGCCAAGCGACCAGCGCtgccagaaatgaaaattcctCCTCTTCCAACTCCAG GTTTGCTTTCTCCCAACATGCCCTTTCCTCCTCAAGGTCTTCAGGGTCCAGGGGGCTTTGGACAACCTCGTCCACCACTGATGGGATATGGAG CTGGTGGACCTCCTTATCCTCCTAACCAATACGGAGGTGGCAGAGGCAACTATGACAACTTCCGCGGACAAGGTGGCTACCTGGGAAAGCCACGCAACATTAGGTGA
- the srrt gene encoding serrate RNA effector molecule homolog isoform X7 produces MGDSDDEYDRRRRDKFRRERSDYDRSREREDRRRDDWNDREWDRGRERRSRGEYRDYDRGRRERFSPPRHDMSPQQKRMRRDWDDHGGDPYRGGYDMGYGGGGGPSYGPPQHWGHPDLHIMQPHHGIPIQARLGNIHDLDLGPPPPVMKSFKEFLISLDDSVDETEAVKRYNEYKVDFRRQQMQDFFLAHKDEEWFRSKYHPDEASRLKAEAQSALHNRVNVFTFLMENGWFDNVSLDIEQTPAIIKVLDAAVIKMEGGTDHDLRILDLPSEEEEGREKSISVSGGAEPPKREDLKTLDSDRKPSVEKDKNEKEESNSANTENVTAVEGEDVKEETEKEAAKEEMPETKKQRRKRKHSGDSDDEGSASDSDSDSDSDSNCSDKPVKKEVVEDKDEEEGEEEKQKENSEEEKKEEMKPKDDSPRPRPLHRTCSLFMRSIAPTISKAEIIALCRRYPGFLRVCLSDPHPERRFFRRCWVTFDRSVNIKEVCWNLQNIRLRDCELAPGVNRDLARRVRNVNGITQHKQVLRNDIKLAAKLIHALDEKGDLWSNKPQEEGQSTEVLHWLSSTCAQFKLCSVTDLFIGLWFGNPQLPAQNPILKNITEYLIEEVSAEEEELLGSGSGMDPEESIKEGNPAETTVERDEKLAKVLDHLILYLRVVHSIDYYNTCEYPSEDEMPNRCGMIHVRGPIPPNRITHGEVQQWQKMIEEKLSPLFSLKEILSEEEALKMGRKDPEDEVEKFVLANTQELGKDKWLCPLSGKKFKGPEFVRKHILNKHGDKIEEVKKEVVFFNNFLMDAKRPALPEMKIPPLPTPGLLSPNMPFPPQGLQGPGGFGQPRPPLMGYGAGGPPYPPNQYGGGRGNYDNFRGQGGYLGKPRNIR; encoded by the exons ATGGGGGACAGTGATGATGAGTACGATCGCAGGAGAAGGGACAAATTCAGACGGGAGCGAAGTGACTATGACcgatcgagagagagagaagacagacgCAGAGATGACTGGAATGACAG GGAGTGGGACAGAGGCAGGGAACGGCGTAGTCGTGGAGAGTACCGAGATTATGACAGAGGTCGTAGGGAGAGATTCTCCCCACCTAGACATGACATGAGTCCCCAGCAGAAACGCATGAGAAGAGATTG GGATGACCATGGTGGAGATCCGTACCGTGGGGGTTATGACATGGGCtatggtggtggaggagggccCAGCTATGGACCACCACAGCACTGGGGCCACCCTGATTTGCACATAATGCAGCCTCATCATGGTATCCCCATTCAGGCAAG GCTTGGTAATATCCATGACTTGGATTTGGGTCCTCCGCCTCCAGTAATGAAGAGCTTTAAGGAGTTTCTTATTTCCCTGGATGATTCTGTTGATGAGACTGAGGCTGTCAAACGCTACAATGAGTACAAGGTTGACTTTCGCAGACAGCAGATGCAAGACTTCTTCTTGGCTCATAAAGATGAAGAGTG GTTCAGGTCCAAGTACCACCCAGATGAGGCCAGCCGACTTAAAGCAGAGGCCCAGAGCGCCCTGCACAACCGTGTGAATGTCTTCACGTTCCTGATGGAGAATGGATGGTTTGATAATGTCTCTCTGGACATTGAACAGACCCCAGCCATCATTAAAGTTCTGGATGCAG CTGTGATAAAGATGGAAGGAGGGACAGATCATGACCTTCGCATCTTGGACCTGCCatctgaagaggaagaaggcagGGAAAAGTCAATATCTGTTTCAGGGGGTGCTGAACCTCCCAAGAGAGAAGACCTCAAAACCCTGGACAGTGACCGGAAACCCTCAGTAGAGAAAGACAAGAATGAGAAG GAGGAAAGCAATTCTGCCAATACAGAAAATGTGACTGCAGTAGAAGGGGAGGATGtgaaagaggagacagagaaagaagctGCCAAAGAAGAAATGCCTGAAACCAAGAAG cagagaagaaagaggaagcaCAGTGGAGACAGTGATGATGAAGGCAGCGCCTCAGACAGCGACTCTGACTCTGATTCAGACTCTAACTGCTCAGACAAACCTGTAAAGAAGGAAGTGGTGGAAGACAAGGATGAGGAAGAAGGTGAAG AGGAGAAACAAAAGGAGAActcagaagaggagaagaaagaagaaatgaaacccAAAGACGACTCACCCAGACCTCGGCCTCTCCACCGCACCTGCTCTCTGTTCATGAGGAGCATCGCTCCCACCATTTCCAAGGCTGAGATCATTGCT CTTTGCCGGCGATACCCTGGCTTTCTGCGTGTTTGCCTGTCTGACCCGCACCCAGAGCGCAG GTTTTTCAGACGTTGCTGGGTAACGTTTGACCGTAGTGTCAATATCAAAGAGGTCTGCTGGAACCTTCAGAACATTCGA CTGCGAGACTGTGAACTGGCCCCAGGGGTGAACCGGGATCTGGCCCGGAGAGTGCGCAATGTAAATGGCATCACTCAGCACAAGCAGGTGCTCCGCAATGACATCAAGCTGGCTGCCAAGCTCATTCATGCTTTGGATGAGAAAGGAGACCTGTGGAGCAACAAGCCACAGGAGGAGGGGCAGAGCACTGAGGTACTGCACTGGTTATCAAGCACATGTGCACAGTTTAAACTGTGTTCTGTCACTGATTTATTCATTGGTCTGTGGTTTGGTAATCCACAGTTGCCAGCTCAGAATCCCATTTTGAAGAATATCACTGAGTACCTGATAGAGGAGGTGagtgctgaggaggaggagctgctgggcTCTGGGAGTGGGATGGATCCTGAGGAGAGCATCAAGGAAGGAAACCCTGCAGAGACGACTGTGGAAAGGGATGAGAAATTAGCTAAG GTTTTGGACCATCTGATCTTGTATCTGCGTGTTGTGCATTCAATTGACTACTATAACACCTGTGAATACCCGAGTGAGGATGAAATGCCCAATCGCTGTGGAATGATCCATGTTCGTGGACCCATTCCTCCAAACCGCATCACACACGGAGAAG TGCAACAGTGGCAGAAGATGATTGAGGAGAAGCTTAGTCCTTTGTTCAGTTTAAAGGAAATTCTGTCAGAGGAAGAGGCGTTGAAGATGGGCCGTAAGGATCCAGAGGACGAGGTGGAGAAGTTTGTGTTGGCCAACACTCAGGAGCTGGGAAAGGACAAATGGCTGTGCCCACTGAGTGGCAAAAAATTTAAG GGCCCAGAGTTTGTGCGGAAGCACATCCTGAACAAACATGGGGACAAAATTGAAGAAGTGAAAAAGGAAGTAGTGTTCTTTAACAACTTCCTGATGGATGCCAAGCGACCAGCGCtgccagaaatgaaaattcctCCTCTTCCAACTCCAG GTTTGCTTTCTCCCAACATGCCCTTTCCTCCTCAAGGTCTTCAGGGTCCAGGGGGCTTTGGACAACCTCGTCCACCACTGATGGGATATGGAG CTGGTGGACCTCCTTATCCTCCTAACCAATACGGAGGTGGCAGAGGCAACTATGACAACTTCCGCGGACAAGGTGGCTACCTGGGAAAGCCACGCAACATTAGGTGA
- the srrt gene encoding serrate RNA effector molecule homolog isoform X22: MGDSDDEYDRRRRDKFRRERSDYDRSREREDRRRDDWNDREWDRGRERRSRGEYRDYDRGRRERFSPPRHDMSPQQKRMRRDWDDHGGDPYRGGYDMGYGGGGGPSYGPPQHWGHPDLHIMQPHHGIPIQARLGNIHDLDLGPPPPVMKSFKEFLISLDDSVDETEAVKRYNEYKVDFRRQQMQDFFLAHKDEEWFRSKYHPDEASRLKAEAQSALHNRVNVFTFLMENGWFDNVSLDIEQTPAIIKVLDAAVIKMEGGTDHDLRILDLPSEEEEGREKSISVSGGAEPPKREDLKTLDSDRKPSVEKDKNEKEESNSANTENVTAVEGEDVKEETEKEAAKEEMPETKKRRKRKHSGDSDDEGSASDSDSDSDSDSNCSDKPVKKEVVEDKDEEEEEKQKENSEEEKKEEMKPKDDSPRPRPLHRTCSLFMRSIAPTISKAEIIALCRRYPGFLRVCLSDPHPERRFFRRCWVTFDRSVNIKEVCWNLQNIRLRDCELAPGVNRDLARRVRNVNGITQHKQVLRNDIKLAAKLIHALDEKGDLWSNKPQEEGQSTELPAQNPILKNITEYLIEEVSAEEEELLGSGSGMDPEESIKEGNPAETTVERDEKLAKVLDHLILYLRVVHSIDYYNTCEYPSEDEMPNRCGMIHVRGPIPPNRITHGEVQQWQKMIEEKLSPLFSLKEILSEEEALKMGRKDPEDEVEKFVLANTQELGKDKWLCPLSGKKFKGPEFVRKHILNKHGDKIEEVKKEVVFFNNFLMDAKRPALPEMKIPPLPTPGLLSPNMPFPPQGLQGPGGFGQPRPPLMGYGAGGPPYPPNQYGGGRGNYDNFRGQGGYLGKPRNIR, encoded by the exons ATGGGGGACAGTGATGATGAGTACGATCGCAGGAGAAGGGACAAATTCAGACGGGAGCGAAGTGACTATGACcgatcgagagagagagaagacagacgCAGAGATGACTGGAATGACAG GGAGTGGGACAGAGGCAGGGAACGGCGTAGTCGTGGAGAGTACCGAGATTATGACAGAGGTCGTAGGGAGAGATTCTCCCCACCTAGACATGACATGAGTCCCCAGCAGAAACGCATGAGAAGAGATTG GGATGACCATGGTGGAGATCCGTACCGTGGGGGTTATGACATGGGCtatggtggtggaggagggccCAGCTATGGACCACCACAGCACTGGGGCCACCCTGATTTGCACATAATGCAGCCTCATCATGGTATCCCCATTCAGGCAAG GCTTGGTAATATCCATGACTTGGATTTGGGTCCTCCGCCTCCAGTAATGAAGAGCTTTAAGGAGTTTCTTATTTCCCTGGATGATTCTGTTGATGAGACTGAGGCTGTCAAACGCTACAATGAGTACAAGGTTGACTTTCGCAGACAGCAGATGCAAGACTTCTTCTTGGCTCATAAAGATGAAGAGTG GTTCAGGTCCAAGTACCACCCAGATGAGGCCAGCCGACTTAAAGCAGAGGCCCAGAGCGCCCTGCACAACCGTGTGAATGTCTTCACGTTCCTGATGGAGAATGGATGGTTTGATAATGTCTCTCTGGACATTGAACAGACCCCAGCCATCATTAAAGTTCTGGATGCAG CTGTGATAAAGATGGAAGGAGGGACAGATCATGACCTTCGCATCTTGGACCTGCCatctgaagaggaagaaggcagGGAAAAGTCAATATCTGTTTCAGGGGGTGCTGAACCTCCCAAGAGAGAAGACCTCAAAACCCTGGACAGTGACCGGAAACCCTCAGTAGAGAAAGACAAGAATGAGAAG GAGGAAAGCAATTCTGCCAATACAGAAAATGTGACTGCAGTAGAAGGGGAGGATGtgaaagaggagacagagaaagaagctGCCAAAGAAGAAATGCCTGAAACCAAGAAG agaagaaagaggaagcaCAGTGGAGACAGTGATGATGAAGGCAGCGCCTCAGACAGCGACTCTGACTCTGATTCAGACTCTAACTGCTCAGACAAACCTGTAAAGAAGGAAGTGGTGGAAGACAAGGATGAGGAAGAAG AGGAGAAACAAAAGGAGAActcagaagaggagaagaaagaagaaatgaaacccAAAGACGACTCACCCAGACCTCGGCCTCTCCACCGCACCTGCTCTCTGTTCATGAGGAGCATCGCTCCCACCATTTCCAAGGCTGAGATCATTGCT CTTTGCCGGCGATACCCTGGCTTTCTGCGTGTTTGCCTGTCTGACCCGCACCCAGAGCGCAG GTTTTTCAGACGTTGCTGGGTAACGTTTGACCGTAGTGTCAATATCAAAGAGGTCTGCTGGAACCTTCAGAACATTCGA CTGCGAGACTGTGAACTGGCCCCAGGGGTGAACCGGGATCTGGCCCGGAGAGTGCGCAATGTAAATGGCATCACTCAGCACAAGCAGGTGCTCCGCAATGACATCAAGCTGGCTGCCAAGCTCATTCATGCTTTGGATGAGAAAGGAGACCTGTGGAGCAACAAGCCACAGGAGGAGGGGCAGAGCACTGAG TTGCCAGCTCAGAATCCCATTTTGAAGAATATCACTGAGTACCTGATAGAGGAGGTGagtgctgaggaggaggagctgctgggcTCTGGGAGTGGGATGGATCCTGAGGAGAGCATCAAGGAAGGAAACCCTGCAGAGACGACTGTGGAAAGGGATGAGAAATTAGCTAAG GTTTTGGACCATCTGATCTTGTATCTGCGTGTTGTGCATTCAATTGACTACTATAACACCTGTGAATACCCGAGTGAGGATGAAATGCCCAATCGCTGTGGAATGATCCATGTTCGTGGACCCATTCCTCCAAACCGCATCACACACGGAGAAG TGCAACAGTGGCAGAAGATGATTGAGGAGAAGCTTAGTCCTTTGTTCAGTTTAAAGGAAATTCTGTCAGAGGAAGAGGCGTTGAAGATGGGCCGTAAGGATCCAGAGGACGAGGTGGAGAAGTTTGTGTTGGCCAACACTCAGGAGCTGGGAAAGGACAAATGGCTGTGCCCACTGAGTGGCAAAAAATTTAAG GGCCCAGAGTTTGTGCGGAAGCACATCCTGAACAAACATGGGGACAAAATTGAAGAAGTGAAAAAGGAAGTAGTGTTCTTTAACAACTTCCTGATGGATGCCAAGCGACCAGCGCtgccagaaatgaaaattcctCCTCTTCCAACTCCAG GTTTGCTTTCTCCCAACATGCCCTTTCCTCCTCAAGGTCTTCAGGGTCCAGGGGGCTTTGGACAACCTCGTCCACCACTGATGGGATATGGAG CTGGTGGACCTCCTTATCCTCCTAACCAATACGGAGGTGGCAGAGGCAACTATGACAACTTCCGCGGACAAGGTGGCTACCTGGGAAAGCCACGCAACATTAGGTGA
- the srrt gene encoding serrate RNA effector molecule homolog isoform X16 — MGDSDDEYDRRRRDKFRRERSDYDRSREREDRRRDDWNDREWDRGRERRSRGEYRDYDRGRRERFSPPRHDMSPQQKRMRRDWDDHGGDPYRGGYDMGYGGGGGPSYGPPQHWGHPDLHIMQPHHGIPIQARLGNIHDLDLGPPPPVMKSFKEFLISLDDSVDETEAVKRYNEYKVDFRRQQMQDFFLAHKDEEWFRSKYHPDEASRLKAEAQSALHNRVNVFTFLMENGWFDNVSLDIEQTPAIIKVLDAAVIKMEGGTDHDLRILDLPSEEEEGREKSISVSGGAEPPKREDLKTLDSDRKPSVEKDKNEKEESNSANTENVTAVEGEDVKEETEKEAAKEEMPETKKQRRKRKHSGDSDDEGSASDSDSDSDSDSNCSDKPVKKEVVEDKDEEEGEEEKQKENSEEEKKEEMKPKDDSPRPRPLHRTCSLFMRSIAPTISKAEIIALCRRYPGFLRVCLSDPHPERRFFRRCWVTFDRSVNIKEVCWNLQNIRLRDCELAPGVNRDLARRVRNVNGITQHKQVLRNDIKLAAKLIHALDEKGDLWSNKPQEEGQSTELPAQNPILKNITEYLIEEVSAEEEELLGSGSGMDPEESIKEGNPAETTVERDEKLAKVLDHLILYLRVVHSIDYYNTCEYPSEDEMPNRCGMIHVRGPIPPNRITHGEVQQWQKMIEEKLSPLFSLKEILSEEEALKMGRKDPEDEVEKFVLANTQELGKDKWLCPLSGKKFKGPEFVRKHILNKHGDKIEEVKKEVVFFNNFLMDAKRPALPEMKIPPLPTPGQGLLSPNMPFPPQGLQGPGGFGQPRPPLMGYGAGGPPYPPNQYGGGRGNYDNFRGQGGYLGKPRNIR; from the exons ATGGGGGACAGTGATGATGAGTACGATCGCAGGAGAAGGGACAAATTCAGACGGGAGCGAAGTGACTATGACcgatcgagagagagagaagacagacgCAGAGATGACTGGAATGACAG GGAGTGGGACAGAGGCAGGGAACGGCGTAGTCGTGGAGAGTACCGAGATTATGACAGAGGTCGTAGGGAGAGATTCTCCCCACCTAGACATGACATGAGTCCCCAGCAGAAACGCATGAGAAGAGATTG GGATGACCATGGTGGAGATCCGTACCGTGGGGGTTATGACATGGGCtatggtggtggaggagggccCAGCTATGGACCACCACAGCACTGGGGCCACCCTGATTTGCACATAATGCAGCCTCATCATGGTATCCCCATTCAGGCAAG GCTTGGTAATATCCATGACTTGGATTTGGGTCCTCCGCCTCCAGTAATGAAGAGCTTTAAGGAGTTTCTTATTTCCCTGGATGATTCTGTTGATGAGACTGAGGCTGTCAAACGCTACAATGAGTACAAGGTTGACTTTCGCAGACAGCAGATGCAAGACTTCTTCTTGGCTCATAAAGATGAAGAGTG GTTCAGGTCCAAGTACCACCCAGATGAGGCCAGCCGACTTAAAGCAGAGGCCCAGAGCGCCCTGCACAACCGTGTGAATGTCTTCACGTTCCTGATGGAGAATGGATGGTTTGATAATGTCTCTCTGGACATTGAACAGACCCCAGCCATCATTAAAGTTCTGGATGCAG CTGTGATAAAGATGGAAGGAGGGACAGATCATGACCTTCGCATCTTGGACCTGCCatctgaagaggaagaaggcagGGAAAAGTCAATATCTGTTTCAGGGGGTGCTGAACCTCCCAAGAGAGAAGACCTCAAAACCCTGGACAGTGACCGGAAACCCTCAGTAGAGAAAGACAAGAATGAGAAG GAGGAAAGCAATTCTGCCAATACAGAAAATGTGACTGCAGTAGAAGGGGAGGATGtgaaagaggagacagagaaagaagctGCCAAAGAAGAAATGCCTGAAACCAAGAAG cagagaagaaagaggaagcaCAGTGGAGACAGTGATGATGAAGGCAGCGCCTCAGACAGCGACTCTGACTCTGATTCAGACTCTAACTGCTCAGACAAACCTGTAAAGAAGGAAGTGGTGGAAGACAAGGATGAGGAAGAAGGTGAAG AGGAGAAACAAAAGGAGAActcagaagaggagaagaaagaagaaatgaaacccAAAGACGACTCACCCAGACCTCGGCCTCTCCACCGCACCTGCTCTCTGTTCATGAGGAGCATCGCTCCCACCATTTCCAAGGCTGAGATCATTGCT CTTTGCCGGCGATACCCTGGCTTTCTGCGTGTTTGCCTGTCTGACCCGCACCCAGAGCGCAG GTTTTTCAGACGTTGCTGGGTAACGTTTGACCGTAGTGTCAATATCAAAGAGGTCTGCTGGAACCTTCAGAACATTCGA CTGCGAGACTGTGAACTGGCCCCAGGGGTGAACCGGGATCTGGCCCGGAGAGTGCGCAATGTAAATGGCATCACTCAGCACAAGCAGGTGCTCCGCAATGACATCAAGCTGGCTGCCAAGCTCATTCATGCTTTGGATGAGAAAGGAGACCTGTGGAGCAACAAGCCACAGGAGGAGGGGCAGAGCACTGAG TTGCCAGCTCAGAATCCCATTTTGAAGAATATCACTGAGTACCTGATAGAGGAGGTGagtgctgaggaggaggagctgctgggcTCTGGGAGTGGGATGGATCCTGAGGAGAGCATCAAGGAAGGAAACCCTGCAGAGACGACTGTGGAAAGGGATGAGAAATTAGCTAAG GTTTTGGACCATCTGATCTTGTATCTGCGTGTTGTGCATTCAATTGACTACTATAACACCTGTGAATACCCGAGTGAGGATGAAATGCCCAATCGCTGTGGAATGATCCATGTTCGTGGACCCATTCCTCCAAACCGCATCACACACGGAGAAG TGCAACAGTGGCAGAAGATGATTGAGGAGAAGCTTAGTCCTTTGTTCAGTTTAAAGGAAATTCTGTCAGAGGAAGAGGCGTTGAAGATGGGCCGTAAGGATCCAGAGGACGAGGTGGAGAAGTTTGTGTTGGCCAACACTCAGGAGCTGGGAAAGGACAAATGGCTGTGCCCACTGAGTGGCAAAAAATTTAAG GGCCCAGAGTTTGTGCGGAAGCACATCCTGAACAAACATGGGGACAAAATTGAAGAAGTGAAAAAGGAAGTAGTGTTCTTTAACAACTTCCTGATGGATGCCAAGCGACCAGCGCtgccagaaatgaaaattcctCCTCTTCCAACTCCAGGTCAAG GTTTGCTTTCTCCCAACATGCCCTTTCCTCCTCAAGGTCTTCAGGGTCCAGGGGGCTTTGGACAACCTCGTCCACCACTGATGGGATATGGAG CTGGTGGACCTCCTTATCCTCCTAACCAATACGGAGGTGGCAGAGGCAACTATGACAACTTCCGCGGACAAGGTGGCTACCTGGGAAAGCCACGCAACATTAGGTGA